Proteins from one Carcharodon carcharias isolate sCarCar2 chromosome 19, sCarCar2.pri, whole genome shotgun sequence genomic window:
- the LOC121291191 gene encoding pleckstrin homology-like domain family A member 1: QPQSQPKPQSQLQPQSELPQSQPQPQSQSVPEPQPQPQSQPQ; the protein is encoded by the exons cagccccagtcacagccaaagccccagtcccagctgcagccccagtcagagctc ccccagtcacagccacagccccagtcccagtcagTGCCCGAGccccagccacagccccagtcccagccacag